A segment of the Capnocytophaga sp. ARDL2 genome:
AAAAAGCTTCAGGACCGCATGACTTCTTACTTGGTTTAGATGATTTTGAAATCAGAGGATGTACACCAGGTGTTGCACCAACAGGTGAAACTAGCCAAACAGTAGATGCTGGTACTACATTGGCTCAATTGAATGTAACTGGTACAGAATTAAAATGGTATGCAGACCAAGACTTAAACAATCAATTAGCAGATACTACTGCAGTTGTTAACGGAACTACATACTATGTTACTCAAACTGTAAACGGATGTGAAAGTAATGCATTGGCTGTAACTGTTGAGGTTACTTTGAGCAACGATACTCTTGATTTAGCTGAGTTGAAATTGTTCCCTAATCCTACAACTGATGTATTGAATATTTCTTACAAAAACGAAGTAGCTAATGTTACAATCTTTGATATCCAAGGACGTCAAGTAGCAACTCACAACGTAAACGCTACTAGTGCTGTAATCAACGTTACTGATTTGGCTACAGGAACTTACTTGATCAAAATAGAAACTACTTCAAACGAAGTATCTACTTTGAAATTTATTAAAAAGTAATTTCTCGCTGAATATACAATAAAACCAAAAGGGTTGTCTTTTGACAACCCTTTTTAGTTTTAAAAATCTCTTTTGATTTTTTATTAAAATGATTTGTTGTTTAAGAAAAAATGAGTAAATTTATGCAAAACAAAAACTGTCAGCTATGAATACTATTAGAAACAGCGTTCGTCTAATCGGTAGAGTGGGCAACGCACCAGAGGTGAAAACTTTTGACAATGGCAATAAAGTGGCTTCATTTCCTTTGGCAACTAACGAATATTTTTACAACGACAAAGGAGAAAAACAAGAACAAACTCAATGGCATAGCATTGTAGCTTGGGGCAAAAATGCAGAAGTAGTGGAAAGATTTGCTGAAAAAGGAAAAGAATTGGCCGTTGCAGGTCGTATTAATTACAACAGCTATCAAGACAAAGATGGTGTAAAACGCACTAACACCGAAATTGTCATCAACGAATTGCTATTGTTATAATTTTATGGGCTACCATGTGTAGCCTTTTTTTTATTATTTTTGAGCAAATACTAAATCATGGATAAACAACAAATACTCAAACGACATAAATTACTGGCTACAGGTTTATTTGTCTTGATGGCTCTGATTTTTGCAGCGATGCTTTTACTCGAAAAATATCAACCTGCAAAATGGATTGGGTATGTAAAAGCGTTTTCCGAAGCGGCTATGGTCGGTGCTTTGGCAGATTGGTTTGCTGTAACCGCTTTGTTTAAATATCCTTTGGGACTAAAAATCCCACATACCAATCTCATCGAAAATCGAAAAAATGATATTGGCGAAAACCTTGGGACTTTTGTAGTTGATAACTTTCTTACACCACAGACTCTTCGACCTTATGTAAAGGAAATTGCGGTTACCAAAACAGCAGGTAATTGGTTGTTGAAAAACAATCAAATGATTTTGAATGAAGTAAAAAATGGAGTGGTAAATTATTTAGAAACCAATGATTTAAAACACATTAAGCAATATATTGCGGAACAATCGACGCAATTGGTTCATAAAATACCTGTGGAAAATTTGATGTCCAACGCACTAAATTATCTCATCGAAAATAGAGAGCAAGACAAGGCATTGGATTACATTTTACAAAGATTGAATGAAGTAATCAAGCAACCCAAATTACTACAAATGGTACAAGAAAAAGTGGATAAAAAGTTTTTTTCTTTATTACCCAATTTTGCTTCAGAATTGATAGCTTCCTATTTTTTAAGTGAAATACAAAAAATTATAGACGAAGTCAGACAAAATCCTCAACATAAGATTAGACGAGAAATCGATAGGGAATTGTCTCAATTTGTCATCGATTTACATTCAAAACCACAATGGAAAGACAAAATCCATCAATTGAAACAACAATTAATAACGGTTGAAAATTTATCAAACTACACCAATCAAATCGTTTTTTACCTAAAAAATCAATTGATAAATGATTTAAATTCAGATCAATCCAATGTTTTGGCCTATATAGATTCTATTATTGAAAATTTTGCTGTAAAACTATCAACAGATAAAGATCAACAGGAAAAAATAGACGGATTTGTAAGAAAAAAACTCTATCATTTAGCTTTGAAAAACAACAAAAAAGTAGGACAATTGATTAGCAATACAGTAGAAAGTTGGGAAGGAAAATCATTGAGTGAAAAACTCGAACTCGAGGTTGGAAAAGACCTGCAATTCATCCGAATCAACGGAACTTTGGTAGGGGGTATGGTCGGATTGATGATTTATACTTTGGTACAATTGTTTTTTTAGTAATTACTGTTTAAAAGGAGACAAATTGTTCTCCTTTTTTTATTGAAATAATTTCAACAATAAGAAAATATTCAACTGTTGAAAACCTATATTTTTCCATAAATTATTTAAAGTGGGAAAAATTTTTCAACAAAGTGGGAAAATGTGCCAAAAAGTGACGTAAATATCATAATTTTGTCAAATAGTATAAAAGCCATTTTGTTTTGAATATTTTGTTAGGTACATACGAGTGTAAAGTCGATGCAAAAGCCCGCATCTCTCTGCCTGTGGCACTGAAAAAACAGTTGCCTCAGCTGTCTGATGGCTTTGTACTAAAACGCTCTGTGTATGAGAAATGTTTGGAACTGTGGCCAATGCAGGAATGGAAAAAAACAATGGAGGGTATCAACCAACTCAACCGATTTGTGAGAGAAAACGATTTGTTTATCCGCAAATTTATGGCAGGGGTAAAATTTATCGAAATGGATGATACAGCTCGTTTTCCTATCTCGAAAGATTTACTCCAATACGCTCAACTTTCCAAAGAGGTGGTATTGGCATCGAAGCTCAACATCATCGAAATTTGGGACAAAGAGGCTTACGAACAAGTGGTAAACGAAGACTCTATCGACTTTGCTGCCTTGGCGACAAAAGTGATGGGAGGTACGATCAATCAATAAATTTAGATTTCAAACATGTCAAACGAATATCATCTTTCTGTGCTATTGCACGAAACAGTTGACGGACTCAACATAAAATCCGACGGCATCTATGTAGATGTAACTTTTGGTGGGGGAGGGCATTCTCGCGAAATTTTACGCAGATTAGGACCTAATGGAAAATTATATGCCTTTGACCAAGACGAAGACGCTTTGCAAAATGCCATAGACGACCCAAGATTTACTTTGATCAACGAGAATTTTCGCTTTTTGAAAAGATTTTTGCGTTTTCATGGCGTAAAACAAGTGGATGGTATTTTGGGAGATTTTGGTGTTTCTTCTCATCAATTCGATGTGGCAGAAAGAGGTTTTTCTACTCGTTTTAATGCGGTTTTGGATATGCGCATGAATCAAAACGGCGAATTGTCGGCTCATCAAGTGATTAATGAATACAGCGAAGAGGATTTGAGTACAATGTTTTTCCAATACGGTGAATTGAAAAACGCTCGTGCATTGGCAAGAACGATAGTAGAGGCGAGAAGAAACGGCGAAATAAAAGATTCGGATCAATTGAAAGAGGTTTTGTCGGCTCATCTTCCAATACATAAAAGCAATAAAATTTTGGCTCAAATCTATCAAGCCATTCGCATAGAGGTAAACCAAGAAATAGAAGTGTTGCGAGAGTTTTTACAACAAGCTTTGGAAGTGCTAAAACCAGAAGGACGATTGAGTGTGATTTCGTATCATTCGCTCGAAGACAGATTGGTAAAGCGATTTATCAAAAACGGAATGTTTGAAGGAGAGCCTGAAAGAGATTTCTTTGGACGATATGAAGTACCGTTTAAGTCTATTGGAAAATTAATCGTTCCGTCAGACGAAGAAATCGAACGAAACAACAGAGCCAGAAGTGCCAAATTGAGAATCGCAGAAAAAAGACCATGAAGTTAAAAGAAATATTTGACAATAAAGCTATAGTTCCTCAGTTGAAGTCCGCATCCAACTGGGGGGTTGTTTTTTATTTGGTATTGCTTGTATTACTCATTATCGGAAACAATCACAGATACGAAACAAAGGTAATCGAGCTAAAAAGACTAAATGAAGAAATGAAGGAATTGCGTACCGAATATGTAGAAAGGCGTTCGGAATTGATGCGAATCAAGATGGAGAGTAATGTTTCGGACATTATGCAAGAACGAGAGGTGTATCCGTCGCAAGTTCCTCCACAAAAAATCAGAGTTGTGATAGAGAAAGAAAAAAAATGGTATGAGCTATGGGATTGAAAAATATAGATAGAAACATATATATCTGCTTGTTTATCTTCATTTTTTTCATCTTTATGGTTATGGTAAAATTGGTGTATATCCAAGTGGTAGAAGGAGATAAATGGCGTGCAAAAGGAGAAAGACAAATTTTAAAAGATGAAATCGTTCCTGCTACAAGGGGAAATATTTATTCATCAGATGGTAGTTTGTTGGCAACTTCTGTTCCCAAATACGACATTGCCTTTGACCCATCTGCCTCGACTGAAGAGCTTTTTCAAAGTGAAATAAAAGCATTGGCAGATTCGTTGGCCGTTTTCAAAGGAAAAAAAACATCTAAAGAATACGAATCTCGTTTTAGAAAATTGCGTTCCAACGGAGGAAAATATGTCTTTTTGTTTAGGCGTTTGAGTTATCCTGAATTTCAACGATTGAAAAAATTTCCGTTGTTGAAATATGGTGGAAATGCGGGTGGATTGATTGTAAATCAAACCCCTGTACGCGAACATCCAATGGGAATGATTGCCAACCGAACGATAGGATATGAAAGGCAAAACGAAGACGGTACTATTACAAGGAAAGGAATTGAGGCAGCATTTACAGAATATTTATCTGGAAAAGACGGCAAGCGAAAAGTTCAAAGGGTTACTAAAACAGCTTGGAAACCAATCCATGATGAAAATTTTGTCGATCCACAAGACGGATTGGATGTGGTAACGACGATCGATGTCTATATTCAAGATATTGCACACCATGCCTTACTCAACTCACTGCAATATTATGGAGCCGAACACGGAACAGTGGTGGTGATGGAAGCAGAAACTGGTGAAATCAAAGCCATTTCAAACCTCGGATTAGGTGCTAATGGAAAATATACCGAAACCATCAATTACGCTGTTTTGGAACGACATGACCCAGGTTCAACCTTCAAATTGGCGTCTTATCTCGCGTTGCTCGACAATGGAAAAGTAGATACCGCAACGATTTTTGACACGCGTAATGGAGTGGTAACTTTCGGTGGAAAACGAGTAACGGATTCCAACCGAAGAGGTTATGGAAAAATTTCATTTGCTCGTGGATTTGAAGTTTCGTCCAATACTGTGATTACACAGGCAGTTTATCAGGCTTATAAAGACAAACCGACAGAGTTTATCGATAAATTGGAATCGTTTGGTTTCAACAAAACTTTGGGATTGGATTTAAAGGGCGAACCTGCATCGTATATTCCAAGACCAGGCGATAAGGCGTGGAGTAAAATCGCTTTGCCATGGATGGCTTATGGATATGGTATTTCTGTAACACCGTTGCAAACTCTGACATTTTACAACGCTGTAGCCAACGGAGGAGAATTGGTAAAACCACGATTTGTAAAAGAAATCAAAAAGGTAAACAAAACAGTAAAAACCTTTGACAAAGAAGTGCTAAATCCTCGCATTGCAAGTAAAGAATCGATAGGAAAAGTACAAGAAATGTTGAAAAATGTAGTGAAACGCGGAACAGGAAAAAGTTTGTATTCATCAGATTTTTCAATGGCAGGAAAAACAGGAACAGCTCAGATGAATTATGGAGCAGGAAAACAAAATATGTTTTATGCCTCATCGTTTGTAGGATTTTTCCCAGCCGAAAATCCAAAATATTCGTGTATCGTAGTGATTCACAGACCTACACAACATAGTTATTATGGAGGAGATGTGGCAGGCCCAGTGTTTAAACGCATTGCACAAAAGATTTTTACAGATGTGCCGTCTTTGAAAGAAATCAAAAACATAGACGAACCACTGAAAAACACTAAAAAAGATTACGAAACCTATTATACCAATGTGCGAAAAATGAACGGAATCGTTCCAAATGTGGTGGGTATGCAAGTAATGGATGCCTTGCCATTGTTGGAAAATTTGGGAGTAAAAACGCAAATCATTGGCAAAGGAAAAGTAAAACAACAGTCGTTGCCATCAGGACACGAAATCAAAAAAGGCGACCAGATGGTTTTGACATTGGGATAGAATTTCAATTGTTAATGATTAATGATGAATTTGCAGGATTGGTTATTTAATTAAAATCTTTAGTTTAAAGCCAATAATATGACTGAAAAACAAATACAAAACATTCAGCAAAAGGAAGAGATTCTCTAAAAAGCTGAGGAGTTTCTTCAAAAAGCGGAAAGTTTATTAGAAGAATGGAAAGCTTTGCAACCTGAAATAAATCAATTAGAGAATTATTATTTCAGTGAACAATGGAAAGTAGATTTTGAGGCGAGTAATCGTGGAGAAATTCCTAAAGAAATACCGCACGGCGTGTTGAGTGAAGGTTTGGTTTACAATCTCATCGCCACGCAACAATCATTAGCGATTCAATACCTCAAATGGATGGCTGAATTATTGGAAAGAAAATGAGAACATACATTGTATTGCTCAGAGGCGTAACGCCCACAGGGAAAAACAAAATTCCGAGTATGGCTTTTCTGAAAGAAATTTTAGAAAAAGGCGGCTTTGTGAATGTAAAAACCTATATCCAAAGCGGGAATATTGTATTACAAACGGAGCTTTCCCCTATGGAAGTGAGTGGGAAAGTACACGAACTCATCAAGGAAAACATTGGGGCAGAACTCCCTGTAATGGTGAAAACCGCTGAGGAAATCAAACAGGTCTTGAGCGAAAATCCGTTTACGGAAAACCACGATATTAAGCGTGTTTTCTTTACCCTTTTTAACGATGAGCTATCGCAATCATTGGCAAACGAACTCAAAACGCAAGATTTCGGAGAAGAAAAATTCGATTTCACACCCCGAGCGATGTATATGTATTTACCCAAAGATGCCAGTCGCACCAAACTCAGTAACAATTTTTTGGAAAAGAAACTAAAAATCATTGCTACCACGCGTAATTTTAATACATTGGGTAAGTTGGTGGAAATGGCAACAGAGGGAGCGAATTTATAAAGTAAAAAATCAAAAACTATGAATTTTATTTTAAATAAATTTACAGCAACAGATTTCGAAGATTATTACCGATTGGTCGGTGATGAGCAGGTAATGGCGATGATTACCGAAAGAGCGATTCCGTTAGAGGAGGCGAAAAGTGATTTTGCAAAGGAATTGATAAAAAATACAATACATCCCGATTTTGGTATTTTTAAAATCATTAATGCAGAAAACCATTCTTTTATTGGACTTGCGAAATTGGAAATTGAAAAATCAGAAAGCAAAGAAGCGGAATTGGGTTATATGATTTTACCCGAGTTGTGGGGCAAAGGCATTGCAGGAAAAGTGACAGCTCAGTTGGTGGACTTTGCCAAAAATCATTCTCAAATATATGAACTTTTTGCAATTATTGACCCTAAAAATATTCCATCAAGAAAGATATTGACCAACAACGGTTTTGAACACCAAGAATACAAAGATTTTGACGGATTACCTGGCGAAATTTTGAGATTAAAGTTTTAATATCAACTCTTAGTAACAACATTATGAACAACAACCAAAATTGGATAGATAAGTGGAATCATAATTTCCAAAATAAAGAATATGTATATGGCAAGTTGCCCAATGTATTTTTGAAAGAACAGCTGGATCAGCTTCCCGCTCAAAACATTCTCTTTGCTGCCGAAGGCGAAGGTAGAAATGCCGTATATGCCGCCAAAAAAGGGTGGAATGTTACGGCTTTTGACATCAGCGAGGAAGGACGAAAAAAGGCACTTCAGTTGGCGAACGAAGTAGGGGTAAACATTGATTATAGAGTAGGCGAATTGCCTAATTTGGATTTTTCCAACCATAATTTTGATGTGGTGGCACTGATTTACGCCCACTTCCCAGCAAAAATAAAATCTGATTATCACAAACAACTCGCAAAGCTCTTACCAGCCAATGGACTGGTGATTTTCGAGGCATTTTCCAAAAAACATTTGCCTTACCGCGAGAAAAATCCCAAAGTGGGAGGCCCTGCTGATGAAGCCTCGTTGTTTTCTATCGAAGAGCTAAAAGCAGATTTTTCAGATTTTGAGTTACTCTATTTCGAAGAACTTGAAATAGAGCTGAATGAGGGGCTACTCCATAACGGAAAAGGAGCCGTAATTCGATTGGTAGCGAGGAAGAAATAGACGGTATTCGAAGATGTATGAAATTAAGAAAGGATATTACTGATTGAAAACAAAACTATGAACCTAAAAGATATATTACAAAACATAGAAATCATTTCCCTTTTGGGGGAAGTCAATACCGAAGTAGGTAACTTGGTACAAGACTCACGGTCAATACAGCAAGGCGATGTATTCATTGCTATAAAAGGCGCCGCATCGGATGGGCATCAATTCATCAAAAAAGCAATCGAAAAAGGAGCGAAAGTCATCGTTTGCGAGGAAATTCCGCAAGAAACTATTTCGGAAATCGTTTACATAAAAGTAAAGGATAGCGTTTCGGCTTTGGCAACGATGGCTTCCAATTTCTACGGAAATCCTTCCGAAAAACTCAAATTAGTAGGTATTACAGGAACCAACGGAAAGACCACTACCACGAGTTTGCTGTATCAATTGTTCAGAAAATCAGGACACAAAGTCGGACTGATTTCTACTATTGCTATTTATGTTGATGATGAAAAATTCGACACGATAAACACCACACCTGATATTCTTACATTGAATAAATATCTGAAAATGATGGTAGATGTAGGTTGCGAATATTGCTTTATGGAAGTAAGTTCGCACGGCGTGGAGCAACGACGCATCGAAGGATTGCACTTTGCAGGGGGCGTGTTTACGAACCTCACACACGACCATTTGGACTATCACCAAACCTTTGCTAATTACCGTGATGCCAAAAAGAAATTTTTTGACCAATTGCCCAAAACGGCTTTTGCCCTAACAAATGTTGATGACAAAAACGGCAGTGTGATGCTTCAAAACACCAAAGCCCAAAAGAAAGCCTATGCACTAAAAACAATGGCAGATTATCGTTTGCAGATTTTGGAAAATCAGTTTTCAGGATTGGTGGTAAAAATAGACGGACAGGAAGTTTGGACAAACCTCATTGGGCAGTTCAACGCTTATAATCTGTTGGCGGTTTATGCCGTTGCCGATTTGCTCGGAATCGAAAAAATGCAGAACCTAACCGCATTGAGTACGTTGCAGTCGGTGGGCGGACGATTTCAGTATTTTGTATCGAAAGACAAAATCACCGCGATTGTGGATTATGCCCACACACCCGACGCCTTGCAAAATGTGTTAGACACCATCAACAACATACGCACCAAAAACGAACAACTCATCACGGTGGTAGGTTGCGGAGGCAATCGCGATAAAACCAAGCGTCCGATTATGGCGGACATTTCAACCAAGGAAAGTACACGAGTGATTTTCACTTCGGATAATCCGCGAGACGAAGACCCACAAACGATTTTGGAAGAAATGGAAGCAGGGGTTTCGGCAGAGCATTACAAAAAGTTTGTTACCATAACCGACCGCCGTCAGGCAATAAAAACCGCGTGTCAGTTTGCCCAATCAGGCGATATTATCCTCATTGCCGGCAAAGGACACGAAACCTATCAAGAAGTAAAAGGTGTTCGCACCCATTTTGATGATATGGAGGAGGTAAAGGTTGTTTTTGAATAAACCTAAAACCGATAAACTATGAAGACATTACCTTATTTACCGCCTAATAAAGAGATAGAAACCATCGCAGTATTTAAGCAGTTGAATATGTCTCACAGACGATTAGCAGAGTTAAAAGGAGTTGTGAAGACAATTCCAAACGAACAAATATTGATAAATACTTTAACGCTCCAAGAGGCAAAAGATAGTAGTGAAATTGAGAATATTGTAACAACTCACGATGATTTGTTTAAAGAAAATATATTGATAGAAACCAAAAATCCGGCTTCAAAAGAAGTGTATAATTACGCTCGAAGTTTGCGTTTTGGTTTTGAAATAGTTCGTAATGAAAAAATGTTGTTGAATAAGCACATTATTGCAGTTCAGCAAATTTTGGAACAGAACAATGCAGGATTTAGAAAACAAGCGGGAACAAAATTGGTCAATTCATTAGGAGAAACTATATATGTACCACCACAAGATAGTGAAGAAGTATTGCGATTGATGGCAAATTTAGAAAAGTTCATCAATGATGATGATTTTTCAAACTACGACCCTTTGGTAAAAATGGCAATCATTCATTATCAATTTGAAAGTATTCACCCATTTTACGATGGAAATGGTCGTACAGGTCGTATTATCAATATTTTATATTTGGTTTTACAAGGGTTGTTGGATTTGCCAGTGCTGTATTTAAGTCGATATATCATTCAAAATAAAGCACAATATTACCAAGTATTGCAAAATGTAAGGGATAAAGATGATTGGGAATCGATGATTTTATATTTATTAAAAGGAGTTGAGGTTACATCATTACAAACCATTGATTTGATAATGAAAATCAAACAAACAATGAGTGAATATAAGTTGCG
Coding sequences within it:
- a CDS encoding single-stranded DNA-binding protein, translating into MNTIRNSVRLIGRVGNAPEVKTFDNGNKVASFPLATNEYFYNDKGEKQEQTQWHSIVAWGKNAEVVERFAEKGKELAVAGRINYNSYQDKDGVKRTNTEIVINELLLL
- a CDS encoding DUF445 domain-containing protein, producing the protein MDKQQILKRHKLLATGLFVLMALIFAAMLLLEKYQPAKWIGYVKAFSEAAMVGALADWFAVTALFKYPLGLKIPHTNLIENRKNDIGENLGTFVVDNFLTPQTLRPYVKEIAVTKTAGNWLLKNNQMILNEVKNGVVNYLETNDLKHIKQYIAEQSTQLVHKIPVENLMSNALNYLIENREQDKALDYILQRLNEVIKQPKLLQMVQEKVDKKFFSLLPNFASELIASYFLSEIQKIIDEVRQNPQHKIRREIDRELSQFVIDLHSKPQWKDKIHQLKQQLITVENLSNYTNQIVFYLKNQLINDLNSDQSNVLAYIDSIIENFAVKLSTDKDQQEKIDGFVRKKLYHLALKNNKKVGQLISNTVESWEGKSLSEKLELEVGKDLQFIRINGTLVGGMVGLMIYTLVQLFF
- the mraZ gene encoding division/cell wall cluster transcriptional repressor MraZ — protein: MNILLGTYECKVDAKARISLPVALKKQLPQLSDGFVLKRSVYEKCLELWPMQEWKKTMEGINQLNRFVRENDLFIRKFMAGVKFIEMDDTARFPISKDLLQYAQLSKEVVLASKLNIIEIWDKEAYEQVVNEDSIDFAALATKVMGGTINQ
- the rsmH gene encoding 16S rRNA (cytosine(1402)-N(4))-methyltransferase RsmH, which translates into the protein MSNEYHLSVLLHETVDGLNIKSDGIYVDVTFGGGGHSREILRRLGPNGKLYAFDQDEDALQNAIDDPRFTLINENFRFLKRFLRFHGVKQVDGILGDFGVSSHQFDVAERGFSTRFNAVLDMRMNQNGELSAHQVINEYSEEDLSTMFFQYGELKNARALARTIVEARRNGEIKDSDQLKEVLSAHLPIHKSNKILAQIYQAIRIEVNQEIEVLREFLQQALEVLKPEGRLSVISYHSLEDRLVKRFIKNGMFEGEPERDFFGRYEVPFKSIGKLIVPSDEEIERNNRARSAKLRIAEKRP
- a CDS encoding FtsL-like putative cell division protein, with translation MKLKEIFDNKAIVPQLKSASNWGVVFYLVLLVLLIIGNNHRYETKVIELKRLNEEMKELRTEYVERRSELMRIKMESNVSDIMQEREVYPSQVPPQKIRVVIEKEKKWYELWD
- a CDS encoding penicillin-binding protein codes for the protein MGLKNIDRNIYICLFIFIFFIFMVMVKLVYIQVVEGDKWRAKGERQILKDEIVPATRGNIYSSDGSLLATSVPKYDIAFDPSASTEELFQSEIKALADSLAVFKGKKTSKEYESRFRKLRSNGGKYVFLFRRLSYPEFQRLKKFPLLKYGGNAGGLIVNQTPVREHPMGMIANRTIGYERQNEDGTITRKGIEAAFTEYLSGKDGKRKVQRVTKTAWKPIHDENFVDPQDGLDVVTTIDVYIQDIAHHALLNSLQYYGAEHGTVVVMEAETGEIKAISNLGLGANGKYTETINYAVLERHDPGSTFKLASYLALLDNGKVDTATIFDTRNGVVTFGGKRVTDSNRRGYGKISFARGFEVSSNTVITQAVYQAYKDKPTEFIDKLESFGFNKTLGLDLKGEPASYIPRPGDKAWSKIALPWMAYGYGISVTPLQTLTFYNAVANGGELVKPRFVKEIKKVNKTVKTFDKEVLNPRIASKESIGKVQEMLKNVVKRGTGKSLYSSDFSMAGKTGTAQMNYGAGKQNMFYASSFVGFFPAENPKYSCIVVIHRPTQHSYYGGDVAGPVFKRIAQKIFTDVPSLKEIKNIDEPLKNTKKDYETYYTNVRKMNGIVPNVVGMQVMDALPLLENLGVKTQIIGKGKVKQQSLPSGHEIKKGDQMVLTLG
- a CDS encoding DUF1697 domain-containing protein, with translation MRTYIVLLRGVTPTGKNKIPSMAFLKEILEKGGFVNVKTYIQSGNIVLQTELSPMEVSGKVHELIKENIGAELPVMVKTAEEIKQVLSENPFTENHDIKRVFFTLFNDELSQSLANELKTQDFGEEKFDFTPRAMYMYLPKDASRTKLSNNFLEKKLKIIATTRNFNTLGKLVEMATEGANL
- a CDS encoding GNAT family N-acetyltransferase, coding for MNFILNKFTATDFEDYYRLVGDEQVMAMITERAIPLEEAKSDFAKELIKNTIHPDFGIFKIINAENHSFIGLAKLEIEKSESKEAELGYMILPELWGKGIAGKVTAQLVDFAKNHSQIYELFAIIDPKNIPSRKILTNNGFEHQEYKDFDGLPGEILRLKF
- a CDS encoding class I SAM-dependent methyltransferase, coding for MNNNQNWIDKWNHNFQNKEYVYGKLPNVFLKEQLDQLPAQNILFAAEGEGRNAVYAAKKGWNVTAFDISEEGRKKALQLANEVGVNIDYRVGELPNLDFSNHNFDVVALIYAHFPAKIKSDYHKQLAKLLPANGLVIFEAFSKKHLPYREKNPKVGGPADEASLFSIEELKADFSDFELLYFEELEIELNEGLLHNGKGAVIRLVARKK
- a CDS encoding UDP-N-acetylmuramoyl-L-alanyl-D-glutamate--2,6-diaminopimelate ligase, with the translated sequence MNLKDILQNIEIISLLGEVNTEVGNLVQDSRSIQQGDVFIAIKGAASDGHQFIKKAIEKGAKVIVCEEIPQETISEIVYIKVKDSVSALATMASNFYGNPSEKLKLVGITGTNGKTTTTSLLYQLFRKSGHKVGLISTIAIYVDDEKFDTINTTPDILTLNKYLKMMVDVGCEYCFMEVSSHGVEQRRIEGLHFAGGVFTNLTHDHLDYHQTFANYRDAKKKFFDQLPKTAFALTNVDDKNGSVMLQNTKAQKKAYALKTMADYRLQILENQFSGLVVKIDGQEVWTNLIGQFNAYNLLAVYAVADLLGIEKMQNLTALSTLQSVGGRFQYFVSKDKITAIVDYAHTPDALQNVLDTINNIRTKNEQLITVVGCGGNRDKTKRPIMADISTKESTRVIFTSDNPRDEDPQTILEEMEAGVSAEHYKKFVTITDRRQAIKTACQFAQSGDIILIAGKGHETYQEVKGVRTHFDDMEEVKVVFE
- a CDS encoding Fic family protein, which gives rise to MKTLPYLPPNKEIETIAVFKQLNMSHRRLAELKGVVKTIPNEQILINTLTLQEAKDSSEIENIVTTHDDLFKENILIETKNPASKEVYNYARSLRFGFEIVRNEKMLLNKHIIAVQQILEQNNAGFRKQAGTKLVNSLGETIYVPPQDSEEVLRLMANLEKFINDDDFSNYDPLVKMAIIHYQFESIHPFYDGNGRTGRIINILYLVLQGLLDLPVLYLSRYIIQNKAQYYQVLQNVRDKDDWESMILYLLKGVEVTSLQTIDLIMKIKQTMSEYKLRLRRSLPKIYSQDLLNNLFKNPYTKIEFLQEDLQVARRTASNYLDAIVELGLLEKVKVGKQNYYLNLNLIKVLMGEQ